In Aquiflexum balticum DSM 16537, a single genomic region encodes these proteins:
- a CDS encoding alpha-L-rhamnosidase N-terminal domain-containing protein: MTFSRRDFLGLMALSGAFSVVPTRIVWGNEDLSKNIFDKKLKAKPYQFPQRKTLDLYPAKWIWYPCERVLPNSFFHFRRSFTISGDIKSAKGWILGDSRYVLYVNGQRIQFGPSPADPRFSEADPLDIGEFLKTGENVVGATVLYYGFGDGAWPAGKAGFIFNLKIENANGDQDIIVSDQNWQVQVAKSWPLGKYKRWYLRSLQEVFDNRKYPEGWHSSGFEVDDSWAQAVELTGESAKTAMSTSMSDYLYDSGGNQNTQLRKRVVPMIKDRKAGSPELREVHILTWKKPVEEYFDLKTKDAFFWKEAIASGNSNQGFWTFESPEFANEGLVLSFEWKEQMIGWPYFSIDCSEGTIVELMVQQSHRIVADGGPALINNNFNSWTRFICKEGLNFLTTFDYESVKWIQLHIHQSKGDVTVSKVGFLRRMNDFPHQAEVSSSDPIYNILLQACINTVYNNSHETIVDCVGRERQQYSGDIGHMLHALHMGFGESLLPARFVDTYSQGLTLGGFFMDSWPAYDRLNRIAQRQLDLSPWGILLDHSIGFCFDCWHHFLYSGKLQDLEEAFPRLMVFYEFLKKSIQEDGLLPVENLGVAAVWMDTDSYKNIRDKQCAYNLYAASMMKKALSPLARQFGLEDKAKEMDELAHQLAGKVKTIFWDTTQDILIINLPWHQEDGEKRTCERSLSHYVLGDFMLPSEAPALLKELTEKPERLGRCYPANAIWPYWALAKLGNTAYMLEDFHHRWYQMLSVQENNTIQESWHAVPDSQNQLSHAGIAPFFAAYMCLAGIEVIEPGAKVVHIRPQLGNLEKLKLSYHTVLGPIHFNAEGKKGKRSLKLDFPDGIQVVLIVAENENTPKNSREVNSPIKKCKAFDLSSLKSWEIRLKHS, from the coding sequence ATGACTTTTTCCAGACGTGATTTCCTTGGATTGATGGCTTTATCCGGAGCATTTTCGGTGGTTCCTACGAGAATAGTTTGGGGCAATGAAGACTTGTCAAAAAATATTTTTGACAAAAAGTTGAAAGCCAAACCTTATCAATTCCCCCAAAGGAAAACCTTGGACCTCTATCCTGCAAAATGGATATGGTATCCTTGTGAAAGGGTACTCCCCAATTCCTTTTTTCATTTTAGAAGGTCATTTACAATTTCAGGGGATATCAAGTCAGCCAAAGGTTGGATTCTTGGGGACAGCCGCTATGTATTGTATGTAAACGGTCAGAGGATTCAATTTGGACCATCTCCGGCTGACCCAAGGTTTAGCGAAGCTGATCCATTGGATATTGGTGAATTCTTGAAAACCGGAGAAAATGTGGTCGGAGCAACAGTCCTTTATTATGGTTTTGGGGACGGTGCCTGGCCTGCAGGTAAAGCAGGGTTTATTTTCAATTTAAAAATTGAAAATGCTAATGGAGATCAGGATATCATAGTTTCTGACCAAAACTGGCAGGTTCAGGTTGCAAAAAGCTGGCCTCTGGGAAAATACAAGCGTTGGTATTTGAGGTCTTTACAAGAAGTTTTTGATAACCGGAAGTACCCTGAAGGATGGCATTCCAGTGGATTTGAGGTTGATGATTCTTGGGCCCAGGCAGTTGAATTGACAGGGGAAAGCGCGAAGACAGCAATGAGTACTTCCATGTCAGATTATTTGTATGACAGTGGCGGCAATCAAAATACCCAACTTCGGAAAAGGGTTGTTCCTATGATCAAAGACAGGAAAGCAGGAAGTCCGGAATTGAGGGAGGTCCATATACTCACTTGGAAAAAACCTGTTGAAGAGTATTTTGACCTAAAAACAAAAGATGCATTCTTTTGGAAAGAGGCTATTGCTTCTGGAAATTCTAATCAAGGATTTTGGACTTTTGAGTCTCCTGAATTTGCCAATGAAGGATTAGTCCTATCATTTGAATGGAAAGAACAAATGATAGGCTGGCCTTATTTTTCCATTGATTGCTCCGAAGGAACGATTGTTGAACTGATGGTACAACAAAGCCATAGAATAGTAGCGGATGGAGGACCTGCCCTTATCAATAACAATTTCAACTCTTGGACAAGGTTTATTTGTAAGGAGGGGTTGAATTTCCTGACCACCTTTGATTATGAAAGTGTCAAATGGATTCAACTCCATATCCATCAATCCAAAGGTGATGTCACTGTTTCCAAAGTTGGATTTTTAAGGAGGATGAATGATTTTCCCCATCAGGCAGAAGTAAGCAGCAGTGACCCGATTTACAACATCCTACTCCAGGCTTGTATCAATACGGTGTATAACAACAGCCATGAAACCATTGTAGATTGTGTTGGTAGAGAAAGACAACAATATAGCGGCGACATAGGGCATATGCTTCATGCATTGCACATGGGATTTGGTGAAAGCTTGCTTCCTGCCCGTTTTGTAGATACCTATAGCCAAGGTCTCACCTTAGGTGGATTTTTTATGGACAGTTGGCCAGCCTACGACCGCTTAAACAGGATAGCCCAAAGGCAATTGGATCTGAGTCCATGGGGGATTTTATTGGACCATAGCATAGGGTTCTGCTTTGACTGTTGGCATCATTTTCTTTATTCGGGAAAATTGCAGGATTTGGAAGAGGCTTTTCCCAGGTTAATGGTTTTTTATGAATTCTTAAAAAAATCAATTCAAGAAGACGGCTTACTCCCCGTTGAAAATCTGGGAGTAGCAGCTGTTTGGATGGATACAGATTCTTACAAAAACATCAGAGACAAACAATGCGCCTACAATCTTTATGCGGCCAGTATGATGAAAAAAGCGCTGTCACCGCTTGCGAGGCAGTTTGGGTTGGAAGATAAAGCCAAAGAAATGGATGAATTGGCGCATCAATTGGCAGGCAAAGTAAAGACAATCTTTTGGGATACAACCCAGGATATCCTGATCATTAATTTGCCTTGGCATCAAGAAGACGGAGAAAAGCGGACCTGCGAAAGATCCCTCTCCCATTATGTTTTGGGCGACTTTATGCTCCCTTCAGAGGCCCCCGCCCTTTTAAAAGAATTGACTGAAAAGCCGGAGAGGCTCGGTAGATGTTATCCTGCCAATGCCATTTGGCCTTATTGGGCTTTGGCCAAATTAGGAAACACAGCCTATATGTTGGAGGATTTTCATCATAGGTGGTATCAAATGCTTTCGGTTCAGGAAAACAATACTATTCAGGAAAGTTGGCATGCAGTTCCTGATTCCCAAAACCAGTTGAGTCATGCAGGAATTGCTCCTTTTTTTGCAGCCTATATGTGTCTCGCAGGAATAGAGGTTATCGAACCCGGGGCAAAGGTAGTTCATATAAGACCCCAATTGGGAAATTTGGAAAAGCTGAAGTTGTCCTACCATACTGTATTGGGCCCAATTCATTTCAATGCTGAGGGAAAAAAAGGCAAGAGAAGTTTGAAATTGGATTTCCCTGATGGAATTCAGGTGGTTTTAATCGTTGCTGAAAATGAAAATACACCTAAGAACTCAAGGGAGGTAAACAGTCCCATTAAGAAATGTAAGGCCTTTGACTTAAGTAGTTTAAAATCTTGGGAGATAAGATTGAAACACTCTTGA
- a CDS encoding sugar phosphate isomerase/epimerase family protein, translating into MNKIGFNVLAWSANMSDDLKPILDRLKKIGYDGAEFFVGSDDVPAYKRIGEHCRNIGLEVTTVCVLSPEENLVSPEQAVRQKGLEKIKWIIDRSHDLGSQVLCGPFHSAFATFSKAAPQEIEYARSAEILHQAGDYAAEAGILLTPEALNRFECYLCNTMEQLSHLLKIVNHPNVKAMFDTHHANMEEKKLGDAIRSIGPRLAHFHISENDRGTPGSGHVPWDETFAALAEIKYKGWLTIEGFTRNDPDFANAIGVWRQFSEPWEMAESGYKLIREMGEKHGL; encoded by the coding sequence ATGAATAAAATCGGATTTAATGTATTGGCTTGGTCGGCAAATATGTCAGATGACCTCAAACCTATTCTGGACAGATTGAAGAAAATCGGCTATGATGGAGCTGAGTTTTTTGTCGGCTCGGATGATGTTCCGGCCTATAAACGAATCGGAGAGCATTGCAGAAATATTGGGTTAGAGGTCACTACTGTTTGTGTGCTAAGCCCGGAAGAAAATCTGGTCAGCCCAGAACAAGCTGTCCGGCAAAAAGGTTTGGAAAAAATCAAATGGATTATTGACCGTTCCCATGACCTGGGTTCCCAGGTGCTTTGTGGACCTTTTCATTCGGCCTTCGCTACTTTTTCGAAAGCTGCCCCGCAGGAAATCGAATATGCCCGTAGTGCGGAAATCCTCCATCAGGCCGGAGATTATGCCGCAGAGGCAGGCATCCTGTTGACCCCGGAAGCCTTGAACCGATTCGAATGCTACCTCTGCAATACCATGGAGCAGCTTTCCCATTTATTGAAAATCGTCAACCACCCAAATGTCAAAGCCATGTTTGACACCCACCATGCCAATATGGAAGAGAAGAAATTGGGCGACGCTATACGCAGCATTGGTCCGCGTCTGGCACATTTTCATATCAGCGAAAATGATCGGGGAACTCCCGGTTCAGGCCATGTGCCATGGGATGAAACTTTCGCTGCTTTGGCCGAAATCAAGTACAAAGGTTGGTTGACCATTGAGGGCTTTACACGAAACGATCCTGATTTTGCCAATGCGATTGGGGTTTGGAGGCAGTTTTCAGAGCCTTGGGAAATGGCAGAAAGCGGGTATAAGCTTATTCGGGAAATGGGAGAAAAGCATGGTTTATAA
- a CDS encoding glycosyl hydrolase, which produces MSSNNIKLFFGAIMIYFLFSDRDVSAQFVPIGDGGYTTTFPGTDAAGRNGFPPGKPQLSENAIGKPVPTNDWWSLLLQSNHVSNLFNYPMALKTKPAGLVVSYIPWGVYDDQEPIVVGLSGLNAQRATVADYSDWTVTIDWNDGGEHLQVTSGIAMPFLYFNKETDDNLQITVNLGNATISGEMLMIENARNGADFVFYAPSGSTWTQSGKVFSSTLNGKDYWSMAMLPLTTTSLSQAALSYRKYAYVFPANTTASWNFDESTSIIRTDFTIETDIKEGEETLPLIGLLPHQWDNLAPDSPRPDLLSYSSVRGEIKTMASTSFSVENTYYGILPTLPYQANYSEGFSVAELDQKVKQLENDGLSTWTDSYNEGQMMNRLIQTARIAHEMGNLDSRDKMIATIKERLEDWLTAKPGQVAFLFYYNKDWSAMLGYPAGHGQDTNLNDHHFHWGYFIHAAAFLEQFEPGWAEGWGEMVNLLVRDAASPDRSDELFPFLRNFSPYAGHCWANGFASFPQGNDQESTSESMQFNSSLIHWGAITGNKEIRDLGIYLYTTEQTAIEEYWFDIHERNFGPTQQYSLVSRVWGNSYDNGTFWTNDIAASYGIELYPIHGGSLYLGHHQDYATKLWNEIAANTGILRNEANDNLWHDIMWEYLAFTDPQKAIDLYDNYPNRNLKFGVSDAQTYYWLHAMNAMGRVDATVTANYPTAAVFTKNGVRTYVVNNYEKSPINVLFSDGTSLEAPARTMVTNNDVDIESELSVSFNQAYVNGSVDLSLNIEKGTPTKVEFYRGTEKIGELTEEPYNFKAAQLPLGVHDFYAKIFEGEKLGVSNIVSVIVGDQVPYLGTAWAIPGVIEAGNYDVFEGGKGQGISYSDVSVNNEGDYRKEESVDAAFITGEGATIGWIVSGEWVEYTVNVEKAGLYKMEFRYASGNASGGGPFWLELNGKKIKDNIVVGTTGGWDKWNTRAVEGIPLVGGENILRLSFGNGEMNLGKMTFTYEGELPYSQPEANAGNNIVVILPEATTSLTGMGSDPDGGELTYFWIQEYGPSVATINDPNASSTLISGLTEGIYSFSLKVSNGEHEDSDQVLVIVSNDANIPPVVAISSPSNNQEFIQGRPIDIVAVANDLDGSVDQVEFFAGESSIGTATSEPWKVGWSGSVGQHQLTAIAKDNDGNTATSAPVLIRFTEAPSCSGISQNGDFRYEFSDDASNPTLTFIPTISGMGNQVLILYYGTSANGNFPGYGVRPNVPFRINAPEGSTVYFYYTYSHPTQGEKNNSGQRISYVVGTCQGTDDGNGGGSGGSQNIDFPMTFEEDFTWNSLITNFDGGDLSVINNPDLNGNQSSKVAKMVKNSGQIWGGAFITKTSAIDFSKGTDFTVSVWAPRVNTRMLLKFENEFDGGQAFEKEVTIPESKKWVDITFDMSGFNPSISYKKIVVIFDLGNVGNGSPDYTWYFDNIRQGEIAQVQLEQSITFGQIEDKTMGDAPFALTAVSDSGLEVFFESENDHLSIAANMVTLLKPGMASVIASQNGNDQYLPAESINREFCVNPAKPAISMTGVGSSSVILSSSSSVGNQWFLDGELIADATGESLEVSSFGTFSVQVSVDDCVSEISDEITIVVSSTRMEIGGDVIIYPNPADNYFFMKGISGAIRSTDLVDMAGRVHPIEFEEFSEGYRMDISNLPSGVYMFRLFQGKKQSIHKILKK; this is translated from the coding sequence ATGTCTTCAAATAATATAAAATTATTTTTTGGTGCTATCATGATTTATTTTTTGTTTTCAGATAGGGATGTATCTGCCCAGTTTGTGCCCATAGGAGATGGGGGGTATACCACAACATTTCCCGGTACTGATGCGGCAGGAAGAAACGGATTCCCTCCCGGTAAGCCACAACTAAGCGAAAATGCCATTGGCAAACCTGTCCCGACAAACGATTGGTGGTCCTTATTGCTTCAGAGCAATCATGTGAGTAACCTTTTCAATTATCCAATGGCTTTGAAAACAAAGCCGGCAGGATTGGTAGTCAGTTATATTCCATGGGGTGTTTATGATGATCAGGAGCCTATTGTGGTGGGACTATCAGGATTGAATGCCCAACGTGCTACGGTTGCGGATTATTCGGATTGGACGGTAACCATAGACTGGAATGATGGAGGCGAACATTTGCAGGTGACCTCCGGTATCGCCATGCCATTTTTGTATTTCAATAAAGAAACAGACGACAACCTTCAGATAACTGTCAACCTAGGGAATGCAACTATTTCGGGTGAAATGTTGATGATTGAAAATGCCAGGAATGGAGCGGATTTTGTTTTTTATGCACCTTCAGGAAGTACATGGACCCAAAGCGGCAAAGTTTTTTCATCGACATTGAACGGGAAAGATTATTGGTCCATGGCCATGTTGCCGCTGACCACCACAAGCCTTTCACAAGCTGCACTTTCTTATAGGAAATACGCTTATGTTTTCCCTGCCAATACTACTGCTTCCTGGAATTTTGACGAATCAACTTCCATTATCCGAACTGATTTTACTATCGAAACCGATATCAAAGAAGGTGAGGAAACCTTGCCTTTGATAGGATTATTGCCCCATCAGTGGGATAATCTGGCCCCGGATTCACCAAGACCGGATCTATTGAGTTACAGTTCGGTCAGGGGAGAAATCAAAACCATGGCAAGTACCTCCTTCAGTGTGGAAAATACTTACTATGGTATTCTACCCACCCTTCCTTATCAGGCCAATTACAGCGAGGGATTTAGTGTAGCGGAGTTGGACCAAAAAGTGAAACAACTGGAAAATGACGGTCTGAGTACCTGGACTGATTCCTACAATGAGGGACAGATGATGAACCGTCTGATTCAGACTGCTAGAATTGCCCACGAGATGGGTAATTTGGATTCCCGTGACAAGATGATTGCGACCATCAAAGAAAGATTGGAGGATTGGTTGACTGCCAAGCCCGGACAGGTGGCATTCTTATTTTACTATAACAAAGATTGGTCAGCCATGCTTGGCTATCCTGCAGGGCATGGGCAGGACACCAACCTGAATGACCACCATTTTCATTGGGGATATTTTATCCATGCAGCGGCATTTTTGGAACAATTTGAACCGGGATGGGCTGAAGGTTGGGGTGAAATGGTCAATCTCTTAGTACGGGATGCCGCTTCACCGGACCGGAGTGATGAGTTATTTCCTTTTTTGAGAAATTTCAGTCCTTATGCAGGGCATTGTTGGGCCAATGGTTTTGCAAGTTTCCCACAGGGAAATGATCAGGAATCCACTTCAGAAAGTATGCAGTTCAATTCCTCATTGATCCATTGGGGGGCCATCACAGGGAATAAAGAAATCAGGGATCTGGGAATTTATCTTTATACCACAGAGCAGACTGCCATAGAGGAATATTGGTTTGATATCCATGAGCGAAATTTTGGACCTACACAGCAGTACAGTTTGGTGTCAAGGGTTTGGGGAAATTCCTACGATAACGGTACTTTTTGGACCAATGATATCGCAGCATCTTATGGCATAGAGCTGTATCCGATTCATGGAGGTTCTCTTTATCTTGGACATCATCAAGATTATGCTACCAAGCTTTGGAATGAAATAGCTGCAAATACAGGGATTTTAAGAAATGAGGCAAATGACAATTTGTGGCATGACATCATGTGGGAATATCTGGCATTTACAGATCCCCAGAAAGCGATTGACCTCTACGACAATTATCCCAATCGAAACCTGAAATTCGGAGTATCAGATGCCCAAACCTACTATTGGCTTCATGCGATGAATGCCATGGGAAGGGTGGATGCTACTGTAACCGCAAATTATCCTACTGCGGCGGTTTTTACCAAAAATGGTGTGAGGACCTATGTGGTCAATAACTATGAAAAAAGCCCCATCAATGTACTTTTTTCAGATGGCACAAGCCTGGAAGCCCCTGCCCGAACGATGGTCACTAACAATGATGTGGACATAGAAAGTGAACTTTCTGTCAGTTTTAATCAAGCCTATGTCAATGGCAGCGTGGATCTGAGTTTGAATATAGAAAAAGGGACTCCCACAAAAGTCGAGTTTTATAGAGGGACTGAAAAGATCGGAGAACTGACCGAAGAACCCTATAATTTCAAAGCTGCCCAACTTCCATTGGGAGTGCATGATTTTTATGCGAAGATTTTTGAAGGGGAAAAATTGGGAGTATCCAATATTGTTTCCGTAATAGTAGGGGATCAAGTTCCGTATTTGGGAACAGCTTGGGCAATTCCAGGTGTAATCGAAGCGGGGAATTATGATGTTTTTGAAGGAGGCAAAGGGCAGGGAATTTCCTATTCGGATGTTTCGGTCAACAATGAGGGAGATTACAGGAAAGAAGAAAGTGTGGATGCTGCATTCATCACAGGAGAAGGGGCCACCATTGGATGGATTGTAAGTGGGGAATGGGTGGAATATACTGTGAATGTGGAAAAAGCAGGATTGTACAAAATGGAATTCCGCTATGCCTCAGGAAATGCCAGTGGTGGAGGCCCATTTTGGCTTGAACTAAACGGAAAGAAAATCAAGGATAATATTGTTGTTGGCACAACAGGTGGCTGGGATAAATGGAACACCCGGGCAGTGGAGGGAATCCCACTTGTAGGTGGAGAAAATATACTCAGATTATCCTTTGGAAATGGAGAAATGAACTTAGGTAAAATGACTTTTACCTATGAAGGAGAGTTGCCGTATAGTCAGCCTGAGGCCAACGCAGGCAATAATATTGTTGTGATTTTGCCGGAAGCAACCACATCTTTAACAGGTATGGGTTCAGATCCTGATGGAGGTGAACTGACCTACTTTTGGATACAGGAATACGGACCTAGTGTGGCTACAATTAATGATCCCAATGCTTCAAGCACTCTTATAAGTGGGTTAACAGAGGGTATATACAGTTTTAGTTTGAAAGTAAGTAATGGGGAACACGAGGATTCTGACCAGGTTTTGGTGATTGTGAGCAATGATGCAAACATTCCGCCAGTTGTGGCCATAAGTTCACCATCCAATAATCAGGAATTTATTCAGGGAAGACCGATTGATATTGTGGCCGTAGCCAATGACCTAGATGGGTCTGTGGATCAGGTGGAATTTTTCGCAGGAGAAAGTAGCATTGGTACTGCTACATCTGAACCATGGAAAGTGGGTTGGTCCGGTAGTGTTGGGCAACATCAGCTTACGGCAATAGCCAAAGACAACGATGGGAATACGGCCACTTCTGCACCTGTACTCATCCGGTTTACTGAAGCACCTTCCTGTAGTGGGATTTCCCAAAATGGAGATTTCAGGTATGAATTTTCAGATGATGCCAGTAATCCTACGCTGACCTTTATCCCTACGATTTCCGGAATGGGGAATCAGGTTTTGATTCTGTATTACGGAACATCGGCGAATGGTAATTTCCCCGGATATGGGGTAAGACCAAATGTGCCGTTTAGGATAAATGCTCCTGAAGGAAGCACGGTGTATTTCTATTATACCTATTCCCATCCAACCCAAGGAGAAAAAAACAATTCGGGTCAGAGGATTTCTTATGTGGTAGGTACTTGTCAGGGTACTGATGATGGTAATGGTGGAGGTTCCGGAGGAAGTCAGAATATTGATTTTCCAATGACTTTTGAGGAAGATTTTACTTGGAATAGCCTGATTACGAATTTTGATGGTGGTGACCTTTCGGTAATCAACAATCCGGATTTGAATGGAAACCAAAGTTCCAAAGTGGCAAAGATGGTGAAGAATTCAGGGCAAATTTGGGGTGGAGCCTTTATTACGAAGACATCTGCGATTGATTTTTCGAAAGGCACTGACTTTACTGTTTCGGTTTGGGCACCAAGAGTCAATACCCGAATGTTGCTAAAATTTGAAAATGAATTTGATGGAGGGCAGGCTTTCGAAAAAGAGGTGACCATACCTGAATCAAAAAAGTGGGTGGATATCACTTTTGATATGAGTGGTTTCAACCCTTCAATCAGCTATAAAAAAATAGTAGTGATCTTTGATCTGGGTAATGTTGGGAATGGTTCTCCGGATTATACTTGGTATTTTGATAATATCCGTCAGGGCGAAATTGCCCAAGTCCAACTTGAACAGTCAATTACTTTTGGGCAGATTGAGGATAAAACCATGGGAGATGCCCCGTTTGCATTGACTGCTGTTTCTGATTCCGGATTGGAAGTTTTTTTTGAGAGTGAAAATGATCACTTGAGTATCGCAGCTAACATGGTTACGCTTTTGAAGCCGGGAATGGCATCCGTCATCGCAAGTCAGAATGGAAATGACCAATACCTTCCTGCGGAATCGATCAATAGAGAGTTTTGTGTTAATCCAGCTAAACCGGCCATAAGCATGACCGGAGTAGGAAGCAGTTCGGTGATTTTGTCATCAAGTTCTTCCGTGGGTAACCAATGGTTTCTCGATGGTGAATTGATTGCTGATGCTACAGGGGAAAGTTTGGAAGTATCTTCTTTCGGAACGTTCTCTGTACAGGTAAGTGTCGATGATTGTGTCAGCGAAATCTCTGATGAGATCACAATTGTTGTGAGCAGTACAAGGATGGAAATCGGCGGAGATGTAATCATCTACCCAAATCCGGCCGACAATTACTTTTTTATGAAAGGAATCAGTGGGGCAATCAGGTCTACGGATTTGGTGGATATGGCCGGGAGGGTTCATCCAATTGAATTTGAAGAGTTTTCGGAGGGATATAGAATGGATATTTCAAATTTGCCTTCTGGAGTTTACATGTTCAGGTTATTTCAGGGGAAAAAGCAATCTATTCACAAAATCCTTAAAAAGTAA
- a CDS encoding ThuA domain-containing protein, whose amino-acid sequence MHNNFQKRTKATFLFSKFVFLLFAFSITQTTAQEGKTWLRFEGTSGPGKGKHIVLVSGDDEYRSEEGMPMLGKLLAQHYGFTCTVLFPIEPETGNIVPSYQNNIPGLEHLAKADLMIMLTRFRELPDEQTKYFHDFIMAGKPIIGLRTATHGFHYEKNKNSPYAKYDWRNKDKGWEGGFGRQILGETWVAHHGDHGKEGARGLISGIPQQEDHPILRGVKDIWVASDVYTVKNLVPEAHVLVYGVPTSGMTADAPVNWEKSLMPMAWTKDYQVEGGKKGKVFTTTMGASVDLQSADLRRLIVNAVFWGLDMPDKITPDMDVSIVGKYEPSMFGFGTFRKGMKVGDFR is encoded by the coding sequence ATGCACAACAACTTTCAAAAAAGAACCAAGGCCACATTTCTGTTCTCCAAATTTGTTTTTTTATTATTTGCATTTTCGATTACCCAAACTACTGCACAAGAAGGAAAAACCTGGTTACGTTTTGAAGGGACCTCAGGCCCCGGAAAAGGCAAGCATATCGTATTGGTCAGCGGTGATGATGAATACCGTTCAGAAGAAGGTATGCCCATGTTGGGTAAATTACTGGCACAACATTATGGATTTACCTGTACCGTACTTTTCCCCATCGAACCCGAAACCGGAAATATTGTACCCTCCTATCAAAACAATATCCCCGGATTGGAACATTTGGCCAAAGCTGACCTGATGATCATGCTGACCCGCTTTCGGGAATTACCGGATGAACAGACCAAGTATTTTCATGATTTCATAATGGCTGGAAAACCTATCATTGGATTGAGAACAGCCACCCATGGATTTCATTATGAAAAAAACAAAAACAGTCCGTATGCCAAATATGACTGGAGAAACAAAGACAAAGGATGGGAAGGAGGATTCGGTAGGCAAATCTTAGGGGAAACTTGGGTTGCCCATCATGGCGACCATGGCAAAGAAGGTGCAAGGGGACTTATCAGCGGAATACCCCAACAAGAAGACCATCCTATCTTAAGAGGGGTGAAAGATATTTGGGTGGCCTCGGATGTATATACTGTGAAAAATCTTGTTCCTGAAGCGCATGTGCTTGTTTACGGGGTTCCTACCTCAGGAATGACCGCGGATGCCCCTGTCAATTGGGAAAAATCCCTGATGCCCATGGCCTGGACAAAAGACTATCAGGTTGAGGGAGGTAAAAAAGGCAAAGTATTCACGACTACAATGGGCGCTTCTGTGGATTTGCAAAGCGCAGATCTTAGAAGACTTATCGTAAATGCGGTATTCTGGGGCCTTGATATGCCTGATAAAATTACACCTGACATGGATGTCTCCATTGTAGGGAAATACGAACCTTCTATGTTTGGGTTTGGGACCTTTAGGAAGGGGATGAAGGTTGGGGATTTCAGGTAA